The Crassaminicella indica genomic interval TTATAGTCTATATCCTTTACCGATAAATAATTTACTGCCTCATCATCTTTCCCAACAGAGCGCATAATATAATAATGAATCAACTGAAATGGAGATTCTATAGGTTCGCAAATTCTTTCCCATAAATTCATTTTTTCTTCTTTAGATAAATCAACTTCATCATTTATCAAAAAAGTATATTCCCACTGTGGCTCTGGCAAAGGTGCATTCCATTTTTGATTCTTCTTCACATAGCTTTTTATAATATACCTTGCCTCTCGTTCATTGACAGGAACAAATTTGCCACCAAGTCCCCCCATCATACCTCCTTTAATTCTCTCTATTTCCACTCTATCTTCTCCATAAACGCTCTCATAATCATCTAATCCATATTCCTCTGCATCTAAATGAAAAAACTGGTAAAAAATCTTTCCGTCTTTTCTTTTCCATTTAATCCAAAGCCCTATAACCCCCATAAGCCTTGTATCTGTTACATAGCCTTTTAAAAAATCATATTCCATACAAATAGAATCATATTTTGTTCCTTTAATGACTTTAAATTTCTTATCCATTTTAGTCTCCTTTTAGTGCTACTTTAAAATTCAAATAACTCTTTTATCTCATCTTCAGTTAATTTTGTTACCAATGTTTCTCCCGGTTTTATTACTGCATTTATTATTTCCTTTTTCTTTTCCTGTAGTTTAAAAATCTTTTCTTCTATCGTTCCTCTAGTTATAAGCTTCATAACATGAACTGACTTTTCCTGCCCTATTCTGTAAGCTCTATCTGTAGCTTGCTCTTCTACAGCTGGATTCCACCAAGGATCAAAATGAATAACTGTATCCGCACCTGTTAAATTCAAACCAGTTCCCCCTGCTTTGAGTGAAATCAAAAATATTTTTCCTTCTCCTTCATTAAATGATTTAACTAACTTTCCCCTTTCTTTTGTAGCCACAGAACCATCAAGATATTTATACTCTATATCCTTTTTTTCTAGCATTTCTCTTATTATTTTAAGCATGCTTGTAAATTGTGAAAATAAAAGTATTCTATGTCCACTTTCTATTGATTCATCTATTATTTCTTCTAAAAGAAGTAATTTACCACTTTCTCCTTTAAAATTTTCTACAAACATTGATGGATGACAGCATATCTGTCTAAGCCTTGTAAGTCCAGCTAAAATCTTTATATGACTTTTTTCAAAACCTTTACTTTTTATTTCTTCATCTATTTCACTTTTTATTTGATTTAAATAAGCAAGATAGATTTTTTTCTGTTCTTTTGTAAGTTCTGCTACTACTTTATGTTCTATCTTTTCTGGAAGCTCTTTTAATACATCTTTTTTGAGTCTTCTCAAAATAAATGGTTTTATATATTTGCTCAGTTCATTTAATACACTTTTGTCTTTATCTTTTACTATAGGCTTTTCAAACTTTTTTTTGAATTTTGTGTGAGATAATAAATATCCCGGCATAACAAAATCGAATATTGACCAAAGTTCTGTCAGAGAATTTTCAATAGGAGTACCTGTCAAAGCAAAATATCCTTTAGCATTAATCAGCTTTACTGACTTTGCATTTTGTGAAGCTGGATTTTTTATATGCTGTGCTTCATCGAGTATACAATATCTAAATGAAATATCTTTATAAAAGTCTATGTCCCTTCTTATAAGTGGATAAGAAGTTACTACTACATCATAATCCTTTATATTTGCTATATAATTTTCTCTCTCTTTTTTATTTCCCGATATAGCTATAGTCTTTAATTCTGGAGTAAACTTTTCAACTTCTGAAATCCAGTTATAGACTAAAGATGTAGGAGCCACTATTAATGAAGGATAGCTTCCCTTTTCTTCTTTTTCTGAAAGTAAAAAAGTCAAAACTTGAAGTGTCTTTCCAAGTCCCATATCATCAGCAAGAATTCCACCAAATCCATATGCACTTAATATCTTAAGCCATTTAAAGCCAAACTTTTGATACTTCCTCAAAATTTTATCTAAATTATCTGGTATTTTATATTTTATATCGTTTGGCTCTTTTATATTTTGAACTAACTGTTTAAATGGCAAATTTCTCTCAACATTACGTAATCCTATATCTTTTAAATTTTCATCAATATAAGCAGCTCTAAATTTAGGTATTTGTACAACTTCCTTTTCAAAATCTTTTTTATCTAAATCCAGCCCTTCTACTAATTTTAAAATTCCATGCAGCTCTTTTATATCAAGTGGAAGAAAAGAACCATCTTTCAGCTTATAAAACCTTTTCTTTTCTTTTAAAGAATTAAATACATCTGCAAGTTCTGATCTATCTATTCCTTCTATTTCAAAACTAAACTCCAACAAATCATTTTCTGTATTTAATCTAACTCCACCTGAAAACGATGAAACATCTCTTATTTTCATATCTTTGAATGCTTCACTATAATAAATATCAGCTAATTTTTGAAGCTTTGGCATCGTATCATAAATAAAATCATATATTTTTTCTTCACCATTTAAATATACATAATTATTTTTCACTTTAAAATCTGCTCTTTCAAATATATCTATTAATTCCCTTTCCATTTCAATATCTCTAACTAAAATCTTTTCGTCATCTAAAGGCTTGTATTCATCTTTTGAAAATGGATTTATAGATATTTCTCCATATACAAACTTGATTTCAGCTGTAATATCATCTCCAGCTCTATCAAAATAAACTTCTTTCCTCAACTCTGGCTTATAAATACATGTTCTTACCTTTTCATCAATATGAACATCCCCTGATTTTTCCAATCTTGGAATTATCTCTGATACAAAGCTCTCACTATATTCTTTTGGGATTTTTATAGTATAATTTTGATTCCTGATAGCTGTATTATAAAATGGTACAAATATTTTCATTTGAGTTTCTGAATTTTTGTAAATCTTATTTTTTGCAAAAAAATACTCTCCATCTACTGTCAAAGGAATAATTTGATCACTTAAAACACCTATTTTTAATGTCAAATCATCATCTTCTTTTCCAAGTATATATTCTATAGGCATGTCCTCATTGACTATACTAACATCTGGAAACTCTTTTCCAAATACAACCATATTAAATTTCCTATCTTTCATTATTTCAAAGAATCTCTTTAATGTATATTGATTTAATATAGCTTTATTTCCTGCTAAAAGACTAGCTCCGGTATCCCAGTACGATAAATCATCTAAAGCTTTTTCATTTCCATAAATCTCCATAAGAAGCTCAATAATGGGTTGATCTTCTTTTTTAAATTCGTACTTATTAAAATCAAGAGTAAACTGTTTTCCAAAATACAATTCTTCCTTAGTGTCTATACTTTTGAGAAATTTTTTTATATTCCTTACTTTATAAAGCTTTTTCTCACCTATTTTAAAGCTTAAATGCGATGCATTTTTTATTTTATATCCATTAGGAATAAATTCATAAGTTACTTCTAATTCTAAAGGTGTTTTTTTTACTGATGCTTTTAGATTTCTAAAATAATCTACAATCCATTCTATTTCATCTGAATTTTTCGATAAATCAAATTCTCCTTCTCTATCCCTATCCATTATCTCAAACAAAGCTGCTACTATATGTTTACAATATCCAAAATAATTTTCATATGCTGGGCATGTACAACTTGCACCCTCAAAAAATCCTTTTTCATCAAATACAACTTCTACATAATAATTCTTATTTCCTTTAACTAATGCTTTAACTAAATTTAATTCTGGAATATATACTAGTTCTCTTACTCTATCGTTTAAATAGTAATTTTCCCCTTTTGAATAACTATTATAGTTACCAATAGTATCAACTATTATAGATTCATCAAGTTTGAACATATTTCACCTCAATATATTTTATAACTATTTTGAATAACTATTAAAATAGCTTATAGTATTTTTTTCTTATCAATTCTTCTGCTTTTATTGCTTTTTCTTCATCATAAGTATGAACCATTAGATTCCTTTTTTCTAACGCATCAATCCACATATGCCAATCATCAATCAACTGTGTCTGATCACACAAAACCCTCTTGTTCTAAATAATCTTTCATAGTTTTCCAAGCTAATTCAAAAGTATACTCAAAACATTGTATTAATCCTTAGACTTCAAATTTATTCCTTTCCTCTTTTTCAGTGAACTCTGTACTATTATTATATCATGTTTGTCATTTTATCATATTAAAAAACAGCTTTAATCCTATTCGCAAATAGAACTAAAGCTACCATAACTGACGCATACTTTTATTTTACATTGTTAATATTGATTACCTTTTTTATTTTATCTATATCTTTTGTTTTCTCTTCTAATTTCATAAATTCCGTATCCGCTTCCGTAATAAAATTTAAAATTGATTTTTGTGTAGTCTCTATTCCTCTTTGAGTTTTTTCAAGATTTTCTAGCTTTTCATCTATTTTATTTAATCGATCATTAATAGGCTGTAATTTTCTATCTAATAACATTTCTATTGATTTTAAAAGCAAATCATTCTCCATTATATTCACCACCCACATTTTTAATTAATTCTATTTTAACATCAAATTAGCTTTAACTCAAATTTATAATTTCTCAATATTTTATCAATCTTCACCTATATTAAATTGTTTCAAAGTAAAATAGCTTTAATCCCATTACTAAAAAATAGAATTAAAGCCACAATAACTGAACTGATGAACACCAACAATTTTAAAGAGTTTATCTTTTATAAAATACTTTTCCAAACTTATCTATATGTTTCTTTAACCCTTCATGTTTTAAACCTTCATAGTGTACAACATCAAAATAATATGGTAAAGGCAATTTTTCATTTAACTCTACACTTATCTGATTCACTATTTCTACAGTAATATCAATACCATAAATAACTATATCCACATCAGAACCATTTTTATAGTTTCCAATAGCACGACTCCCAAAAATAGCTGCTTTCTCAATTTCCTTCCTTCTTATTAAAGCATCCTTAATCAAGCCCATACTTTTAGATGGTATACCAAATCTCATCTCTTCTCACCTAATAAAGTATGTACTTGAGATATAGCTTTATAATATTCTTCTTTTATCTTTTTCACAGCAAAATTAAAACGTTCTTCATCATACGTATGAGCTAAAAGATTCCTTTTTTCTAACATATCCATCCACACTTCTCCATCTTGAATCAATTCATAATGAAATGCTGCTTTTATTACCTCTCTTGGAAATTTCACTTCTACTTCTTGAGATTCTAGATAATCTTTCAGGGTTTTCCAAGCAAGTTCAAATGTATATTCAAATCTCTGAATTAAACCTTCTTTTTCAAGTATACTCAATTTATCAAAGTCTAAAATTGCAGCATGCAATTGACTATAAGCCTTATCAAAGTTTTCAAATCTTTGACGCCATCGAATTTCTTTTCCACTCATTTATATACTCTCCTCCTTTATCTAATATTTTCACCTTTGGCGTATTCTCCCTTAAATACTCAAGTATAATTTTTATCCTTTCTATTCCAGCTTTACCCTTCAAAGTAATAGATACTAAATCCTCTTGATAATATCCATTCCTCCAGCTTCAAACAAAGTTCCTTAATCATTTTATAGTATTTTTTTCTTATCAATTCTTCTGCTTCTATTGCTTTCTCTTCATCATAAGTATGAGCCATTAGATTCCTTTTTTCTAACGCATCAATCCACATATGCCCATCATCAATCAACTGTGTCTGAAAAGCTGTTTTTATTGTTGCTCTAGGACTTTTCACATCAAAACCCTCTTGTTCTAAATAATCTTTCATAGTTTTCCAAGCTAATTCAAAGGTATATTCAAAACATTGTATTAATCCTTGTACTTCAAATTTATTCAGTTCCTCTTTTTCAATAAATTCTGTTAGCTGCCTAGCAGCTTTTGTTAAATTAGAAAATCTCTGTTTCCATCTGATATCAATATTCATATATACCAGCTTTATAAAATCTATAAAAATCTAAATAAATATATAAAGGTTATAGATTTTATTCATACACTCAATATTTTTACAAATATTAGTGTACATAATAGCATTTCTCTACAATGCTATACCGCAAGCCAACGGTACTTTTGTTCACTTCCTTTCTTAACAATCAAACAACTAATTTTCCAAAATGAAATTGAATACATTAATATCACCTCTGATATTATAACACCATAGATGTATAAATCATTCAACAAATTTTTATAGATTCTTGTTCTAAATAATCTTTCATAGTTTTCCAAGCTAATTCAAAGGTATATTCAAAACATTGTATTAATCCTTAGACTTCAAATTTATTCAGTTCCTCTTTTTCAGTGAACTCTGTACTATTATTATATCATGTTTGTCATTTTATCATATTAAAAAACAGCTTTAATCCTATTCGCAAATAGAACTAAAGCTACCATAACTGACGCATACTTTTATTTTACATTGTTAATATTGATTACCTTTTTTATTTTATCTATATCTTTTGTTTTCTCTTCTAATTTCATAAATTCCGTATCCGCTTCCGTAATAAAATTTAAAATTGATTTTTGTGTAGTCTCTATTCCTCTTTGAGTTTTTTCAAGATTTTCTAGTTTTTCATCTATTTTATTTAATCGATCATTAATAGGCTGTAATTTTCTATCTAATAACATTTCTATTGATGGATCTATGTCAATATTTTGGACAACAAAAAGTTAGTTTTTAACATACAATTTTAGCCTCATCTTCTACTTGTTGAGGGGTTTTATATTTTAATGATCCATGAATACGACTTCTATTGTACCAACTTTCAATGTATTCAAATATAGCTAATTTAGCGGTATGAAAATCTATATATTTTACATGATGAATTTCTTCTTTTTTTAATACAGAATGGAATGATTCAATAGGAGCATTGTCATAAGGACACCCTTTACGACTAAAGGAATGCTGTATCCCCTTAGATTTAAGGTACCTCCCCAATTCCATGCTTGTATATTGCGAGCCTAAATCGGAATGCAATACAAGTGTATCTGTAGGATTTTGTGAAATATAAGCATTCTTTACAGCCTGTAAGGCTACATTTACAGTCATAGCAGTATCAAATGAATACCCTATTATTTTACGAGAATGAAGATCCATAACAGATGCAAGATAGCACCATCCATCTTTTATCGTATGTATATAAGTGATATCCGTTACCCATTTTTGATTAAGTGCAGTGGTTTGAAAATCACGATTAAGTAGATTAGGATATTCTATGACTTTCTGTTTTGTTGAATAAGGTCTATACTTTTTGACTGTAATAGCATAAATACCAAGCTTTCGCATTATTCTCTGTACTCTTTTTATGCTAACTGTGTATCCTTTTTTTAAAAGCATATGATATATTTTAGGAGCACCATATCTTCTTTTAGATTGAGTATAGATGTTATAAATTGTTTCTTTTAGTTCTTTATTTTCAAGTTCTCGATTAGAAGGTGTATGACAAAGTGCATTATAATAAGAGCTACGAGAAACTTCTAGTATTTTGCACATAGCTTGTATAGAATGTTTATCAGACTGCTCTGTAATAACTTTAAATAATTGATCGTCATTTATGCTTTGGCGAATATGGTGATAGCCTTTTTTAAGATAGTATTCTCCTCCTGAAGGCGTGCAATTTGTTTTTTTAATTCTGCTACATCATTTAATGTAGTAGTTTTTCCATCTGATGTAGATATAGGAGAAAATCTTTTAATCCATTTATATATAGTGACATCTGAAACACCATATTCGCTGCTTAATTCTTTTACAGAACGACCAGAATAATAAAGATCTACAATTGTCTTTTTAAAATCTTGATTGAATTTTTTATTGTTCATTATGGACACATCCTCTCAGTTATTATTTTATATATTTAACCAATTTGTGTCCATAAAACTATACTAACACCATGATTTTAAAAGCAAATCATTCTCCATTATATTCACCACCCACATTTTTAATTAATTCTATTTTAACATCAAATTAGCTTTAACTCAAATTTATAATTTCTCAATATTTTATCAATCTTCATATATATTAAATTGTTTCAAAGTAAAAT includes:
- a CDS encoding SNF2 helicase associated domain-containing protein, coding for MFKLDESIIVDTIGNYNSYSKGENYYLNDRVRELVYIPELNLVKALVKGNKNYYVEVVFDEKGFFEGASCTCPAYENYFGYCKHIVAALFEIMDRDREGEFDLSKNSDEIEWIVDYFRNLKASVKKTPLELEVTYEFIPNGYKIKNASHLSFKIGEKKLYKVRNIKKFLKSIDTKEELYFGKQFTLDFNKYEFKKEDQPIIELLMEIYGNEKALDDLSYWDTGASLLAGNKAILNQYTLKRFFEIMKDRKFNMVVFGKEFPDVSIVNEDMPIEYILGKEDDDLTLKIGVLSDQIIPLTVDGEYFFAKNKIYKNSETQMKIFVPFYNTAIRNQNYTIKIPKEYSESFVSEIIPRLEKSGDVHIDEKVRTCIYKPELRKEVYFDRAGDDITAEIKFVYGEISINPFSKDEYKPLDDEKILVRDIEMERELIDIFERADFKVKNNYVYLNGEEKIYDFIYDTMPKLQKLADIYYSEAFKDMKIRDVSSFSGGVRLNTENDLLEFSFEIEGIDRSELADVFNSLKEKKRFYKLKDGSFLPLDIKELHGILKLVEGLDLDKKDFEKEVVQIPKFRAAYIDENLKDIGLRNVERNLPFKQLVQNIKEPNDIKYKIPDNLDKILRKYQKFGFKWLKILSAYGFGGILADDMGLGKTLQVLTFLLSEKEEKGSYPSLIVAPTSLVYNWISEVEKFTPELKTIAISGNKKERENYIANIKDYDVVVTSYPLIRRDIDFYKDISFRYCILDEAQHIKNPASQNAKSVKLINAKGYFALTGTPIENSLTELWSIFDFVMPGYLLSHTKFKKKFEKPIVKDKDKSVLNELSKYIKPFILRRLKKDVLKELPEKIEHKVVAELTKEQKKIYLAYLNQIKSEIDEEIKSKGFEKSHIKILAGLTRLRQICCHPSMFVENFKGESGKLLLLEEIIDESIESGHRILLFSQFTSMLKIIREMLEKKDIEYKYLDGSVATKERGKLVKSFNEGEGKIFLISLKAGGTGLNLTGADTVIHFDPWWNPAVEEQATDRAYRIGQEKSVHVMKLITRGTIEEKIFKLQEKKKEIINAVIKPGETLVTKLTEDEIKELFEF
- a CDS encoding nucleotidyltransferase substrate binding protein is translated as MCDQTQLIDDWHMWIDALEKRNLMVHTYDEEKAIKAEELIRKKYYKLF
- a CDS encoding nucleotidyltransferase substrate binding protein, with protein sequence MQCFEYTFELAWKTMKDYLEQEGFV
- a CDS encoding nucleotidyltransferase domain-containing protein, giving the protein MRFGIPSKSMGLIKDALIRRKEIEKAAIFGSRAIGNYKNGSDVDIVIYGIDITVEIVNQISVELNEKLPLPYYFDVVHYEGLKHEGLKKHIDKFGKVFYKR
- a CDS encoding nucleotidyltransferase substrate binding protein, which gives rise to MSGKEIRWRQRFENFDKAYSQLHAAILDFDKLSILEKEGLIQRFEYTFELAWKTLKDYLESQEVEVKFPREVIKAAFHYELIQDGEVWMDMLEKRNLLAHTYDEERFNFAVKKIKEEYYKAISQVHTLLGEKR
- a CDS encoding nucleotidyltransferase substrate binding protein, giving the protein MNIDIRWKQRFSNLTKAARQLTEFIEKEELNKFEVQGLIQCFEYTFELAWKTMKDYLEQEGFDVKSPRATIKTAFQTQLIDDGHMWIDALEKRNLMAHTYDEEKAIEAEELIRKKYYKMIKELCLKLEEWILSRGFSIYYFEG
- a CDS encoding nucleotidyltransferase substrate binding protein, giving the protein MQCFEYTFELAWKTMKDYLEQESIKIC
- a CDS encoding IS3 family transposase (programmed frameshift), with the translated sequence MNNKKFNQDFKKTIVDLYYSGRSVKELSSEYGVSDVTIYKWIKRFSPISTSDGKTTTLNDVAELKKQIARLQEENTILKKGYHHIRQSINDDQLFKVITEQSDKHSIQAMCKILEVSRSSYYNALCHTPSNRELENKELKETIYNIYTQSKRRYGAPKIYHMLLKKGYTVSIKRVQRIMRKLGIYAITVKKYRPYSTKQKVIEYPNLLNRDFQTTALNQKWVTDITYIHTIKDGWCYLASVMDLHSRKIIGYSFDTAMTVNVALQAVKNAYISQNPTDTLVLHSDLGSQYTSMELGRYLKSKGIQHSFSRKGCPYDNAPIESFHSVLKKEEIHHVKYIDFHTAKLAIFEYIESWYNRSRIHGSLKYKTPQQVEDEAKIVC